From Burkholderia savannae, a single genomic window includes:
- a CDS encoding helix-turn-helix domain-containing protein, translating into MANEAITTDSLAVAERVRELMTRHGIGKRQQTTELCRILDLSFSQGHRKLRGSSPWTLAQIKKVAEAYGEPAAQLFGAQALDPGMVGACARDAVLYAGIAEIPCTAWIGGLLDSGARPEFVAYEQQGRWRVLRHTGVLYQNAYDVHKIEIYPRRAESDRLLVAVIDADSVSADEVCRYLDEQGFVTARFGSVGTFVDALQGQAFDAVVTEWMFDGRSAADAIQAVRASDNPGAPIFVLTGDLLTGRASETEISEVIRVYDVVCYEKPARMAILSADLAKRLSRA; encoded by the coding sequence ATGGCCAACGAAGCAATCACCACGGATTCCCTTGCGGTCGCCGAGCGCGTGCGCGAGCTGATGACCCGACACGGCATCGGCAAGCGTCAGCAGACGACCGAGCTCTGTCGCATTCTCGACCTGAGTTTCTCGCAAGGGCATCGCAAACTGCGCGGCAGCAGTCCCTGGACGCTCGCGCAAATCAAGAAAGTCGCCGAAGCCTACGGCGAGCCCGCCGCGCAGCTGTTCGGCGCGCAGGCGCTCGACCCCGGCATGGTCGGCGCATGCGCGCGCGACGCGGTGCTGTATGCGGGCATCGCCGAGATTCCGTGCACTGCATGGATCGGCGGCCTGCTCGACTCCGGCGCGCGCCCCGAGTTCGTCGCGTACGAGCAGCAAGGCCGCTGGCGCGTGCTGCGCCACACGGGCGTGCTCTACCAGAACGCGTACGACGTTCACAAGATCGAAATCTATCCGCGCCGCGCGGAAAGCGACAGGCTGCTCGTCGCCGTGATCGACGCCGACAGCGTGAGCGCCGACGAAGTCTGCCGCTATCTCGACGAGCAAGGCTTCGTGACGGCCCGCTTCGGCAGTGTCGGCACGTTCGTCGACGCGCTGCAGGGCCAGGCGTTCGACGCCGTCGTCACCGAGTGGATGTTCGACGGCCGCAGCGCCGCCGACGCGATCCAGGCCGTGCGCGCGTCCGACAATCCGGGCGCGCCGATCTTCGTGCTGACGGGCGATCTGCTGACGGGCCGCGCGAGCGAGACCGAAATCAGCGAAGTGATCCGCGTCTACGACGTCGTCTGCTACGAGAAGCCCGCCCGCATGGCGATCCTGAGCGCCGATCTCGCGAAGCGTCTGTCGCGCGCGTGA
- a CDS encoding NAD(P)/FAD-dependent oxidoreductase: MTTTYPLYNTLARADEPFPSQADVAIAGAGIMGCAAAYYLGLRGIKAVVFDKSRIAGQQSTRAWGFVRQQGREAAEVPLMMAGMRLWEGLERELDADLEWRQGGCLYIAGNDDDWASFQQWTDIARTHGLDTRTLARAEIDARVSGLAAPALGGLYTASDGQAEPRRVAAAFAARAAEAGARFFEGCGVTAIDTSGGSVTGVVTERGVVKARRVICAAGATSFHLLDGVGIRLPQQAVRGTCMRTNALPAVSVSTIWGHGLGIRQRANGAINLADDMQVDVDVTLGHLRGLSLFLPELWAQREKFRFHLNGAAWRDLTTRVAGRASAIEPRDPNPQPNPAHAPRALAKLKAIFPALRDAQIVEAWAGLIDVLPDGIPVIDAPRTPDGLAVATGFCGHGFAMGPIVGRLLAEWVDTGATSLDLSAFRAARFVDGTMRRPTSML; this comes from the coding sequence ATGACCACGACCTATCCGCTTTACAACACGCTCGCTCGCGCCGACGAGCCGTTTCCGTCGCAAGCCGACGTCGCGATCGCGGGCGCCGGCATCATGGGCTGCGCGGCCGCCTATTATCTCGGTTTGCGCGGGATAAAGGCGGTCGTGTTCGACAAATCCCGCATTGCGGGACAGCAGTCGACGCGCGCGTGGGGCTTCGTGCGCCAGCAGGGCCGCGAAGCCGCCGAAGTGCCGCTGATGATGGCCGGCATGCGCCTATGGGAAGGCCTCGAGCGCGAACTCGACGCCGATCTCGAATGGCGGCAGGGCGGCTGTCTCTATATCGCCGGCAACGACGACGATTGGGCGTCGTTCCAGCAATGGACGGACATCGCGCGCACGCACGGGCTCGACACGCGCACGCTCGCGCGCGCCGAGATCGACGCGCGCGTAAGCGGCCTCGCCGCGCCCGCGCTCGGCGGCCTCTACACGGCGAGCGACGGCCAGGCGGAGCCGCGCCGCGTCGCCGCCGCGTTCGCCGCGCGGGCGGCCGAAGCCGGCGCGCGCTTCTTCGAAGGCTGCGGCGTGACCGCGATCGATACGTCGGGCGGCTCGGTGACGGGCGTCGTCACCGAGCGCGGCGTCGTGAAGGCGCGGCGCGTGATCTGCGCAGCGGGCGCGACGAGCTTTCACCTGCTGGACGGCGTCGGCATCCGGCTGCCGCAGCAGGCGGTGCGCGGCACCTGCATGCGTACGAACGCGCTGCCCGCCGTGTCCGTGTCGACGATCTGGGGGCACGGCCTCGGCATCCGGCAGCGCGCGAACGGCGCGATCAATCTCGCGGACGACATGCAGGTCGACGTCGACGTGACGCTCGGCCATCTGCGCGGGCTGAGCCTGTTCCTGCCCGAGCTGTGGGCGCAGCGCGAGAAATTCCGCTTCCATCTGAACGGCGCGGCGTGGCGCGATCTGACGACGCGCGTCGCGGGCCGCGCATCGGCGATCGAGCCGCGCGATCCGAATCCGCAGCCGAATCCGGCTCATGCGCCGCGCGCGCTCGCGAAGCTGAAGGCGATCTTTCCGGCGCTGCGCGACGCGCAGATCGTCGAGGCGTGGGCCGGCCTGATCGACGTGCTGCCCGACGGCATTCCGGTGATCGACGCGCCGCGCACGCCGGACGGGCTCGCGGTCGCGACCGGGTTCTGCGGGCACGGCTTCGCGATGGGGCCGATCGTCGGCCGCCTGCTCGCCGAGTGGGTCGACACCGGCGCGACGTCGCTCGATCTGTCCGCGTTTCGCGCGGCGCGCTTCGTCGACGGCACGATGCGGCGGCCGACGAGCATGCTGTAG